A single window of Pyrus communis chromosome 10, drPyrComm1.1, whole genome shotgun sequence DNA harbors:
- the LOC137747555 gene encoding probable calcium-binding protein CML20, protein MASLYRGASRKEKPRGRHHGLPQQKRQEIKEAFELFDTDGSGTIDAKELNVAMRALGFEMTEEQINQMIADVDKDGSGAIDFDEFAHMMTAKIGERDTKEELMKAFQLIDLDRNGKISAADIKNIAKDLGENFTDREIQEMIEEADRDRDGEVNADEFIKMMKRTAYGY, encoded by the exons ATG GCAAGCCTTTACAGAGGGGCATCTAGGAAGGAGAAACCCAGAGGGCGACATCATGGGTTACCTCAACAAAAGAGGCAAGAGATTAAGGAGGCATTCGAGTTATTCGACACCGATGGCTCGG GCACTATTGATGCCAAGGAGCTGAATGTTGCCATGAG GGCTCTCGGTTTTGAGATGACCGAAGAG CAAATTAATCAAATGATTGCAGATGTTGACAAGGATGGCAGTGGTGCTATCGACTTTGATGAGTTTGCTCACATGATGACAGCCAAAATTGGAGAACGAGACACAAAGGAGGAACTCATGAAAGCATTCCAGCTCATCGACCTAGATCGCAAT GGCAAGATATCTGCAGCAGACATTAAGAACATTGCAAAGGATCTGGGTGAGAACTTCACTGACAGAGAGATCCAGGAGATGATTGAGGAAGCAGACCGAGATC GTGATGGAGAAGTTAACGCTGATGAGTTTATCAAGATGATGAAGAGAACAGCATACGGTTATTAG